The Streptomyces sp. NBC_00344 genome includes a window with the following:
- a CDS encoding HAD family hydrolase translates to MGAHRAADARAHGGTHLVWDWNGTLFHDTDAVIEATNASFAEIGLEPITLERYRELYCVPVPRFYERLMGRLPSEAEWGVMDEAFHRHYRSFAANARLASGAEQLLTDWQAAGLTQSLCSLAPHEHLVPIVRTHGIEQRFVRVDGRTGPSSTGKAEHMVRHIAALEAVAPDRVVVIGDAVDDAVAAAHAGARAVLYTGGSHSRASLEAAGVPVVDSLADAVRAARELTA, encoded by the coding sequence ATGGGCGCACACCGGGCCGCGGACGCGCGGGCACACGGCGGCACGCATCTCGTCTGGGACTGGAACGGCACGCTGTTCCACGACACCGACGCGGTGATCGAGGCGACGAACGCCTCGTTCGCGGAGATCGGTCTGGAGCCGATCACGCTGGAGCGCTACCGGGAGCTGTACTGCGTGCCGGTTCCGCGGTTCTACGAGCGCCTGATGGGCCGGCTGCCGTCGGAAGCCGAGTGGGGCGTGATGGATGAGGCCTTCCACCGGCACTACCGGTCGTTCGCCGCGAACGCCCGGCTCGCTTCCGGGGCGGAGCAGTTGCTGACCGACTGGCAGGCGGCGGGGCTGACCCAGTCGCTGTGCTCGCTGGCTCCGCACGAGCATCTGGTTCCGATCGTCCGCACGCACGGCATCGAGCAGCGGTTCGTCCGGGTCGACGGCCGGACGGGACCGTCCAGCACGGGCAAGGCGGAGCACATGGTGCGCCATATCGCCGCGCTGGAGGCAGTGGCCCCCGACCGGGTGGTAGTGATCGGCGACGCGGTCGACGACGCGGTGGCGGCGGCACATGCCGGGGCGAGGGCGGTGCTGTACACCGGCGGGTCGCACAGCCGGGCCAGCCTGGAGGCTGCCGGGGTGCCGGTGGTGGATTCGCTGGCGGACGCGGTCCGGGCGGCCCGCGAACTCACCGCCTGA
- a CDS encoding glycosyltransferase 87 family protein, giving the protein MTIQQLRPPLRPAERGTVRPWPAVGALWVLTRLGMIWLLAHDSLGIGGVATEVHTLYRSWYAQLGQGSYPVGDVTWQYPPGAGAVILSPALLPFLTYVQAFTTLVLATDAVVTFALLRAGGTGVWMWVCGLPLLLHIPLARYDVQVTALAVLGLLALRRRPVLGGALAGLGAMVKVWPALTLLGTPRGRTTRAAWLSAACAAAVLLTVLALCFSHPLGFLRQQSGRGVQIESIGGTALALAHRAGWPGTVVYRYGALEFTGPHVQAVGRAALALTAAAFCWLLLWRMKAARWTDATPFDSALCAVLLFTVTSRVISPQYLIWLIGLAAVCLTSARTTQRPVAVLLLPAAAASSLAYPVLYTDVAEGSPLGCTLMVVRNGLLLAAALLSARRLWAATVPAGGARWTMRRRPPAARCPQ; this is encoded by the coding sequence ATGACGATCCAGCAGCTCCGCCCACCCCTCAGGCCGGCGGAGCGCGGCACCGTACGGCCCTGGCCGGCCGTCGGCGCTCTCTGGGTCCTCACCCGGCTCGGCATGATCTGGCTCCTCGCCCACGACAGCCTGGGCATCGGCGGGGTCGCCACCGAGGTGCACACCCTCTACCGGTCCTGGTACGCACAGCTCGGCCAGGGCAGCTACCCGGTCGGCGACGTCACCTGGCAGTACCCGCCGGGCGCCGGGGCGGTGATCCTGTCCCCGGCCCTGCTGCCCTTTCTGACCTACGTCCAGGCGTTCACCACTCTCGTCCTGGCCACCGACGCCGTGGTCACCTTCGCCCTGCTGCGGGCCGGCGGCACCGGCGTCTGGATGTGGGTCTGCGGACTGCCGCTGCTGCTGCACATCCCGCTGGCCCGCTACGACGTGCAGGTCACCGCTCTCGCCGTTCTCGGCCTGCTCGCGCTGCGCCGCCGCCCGGTACTGGGCGGGGCACTGGCCGGGCTCGGCGCCATGGTCAAGGTGTGGCCCGCGCTGACGCTGCTCGGGACGCCCAGGGGACGCACCACCCGCGCCGCCTGGCTCTCGGCTGCCTGCGCCGCCGCGGTGCTGCTCACCGTGCTGGCACTCTGCTTCTCCCATCCGCTCGGCTTTCTGCGCCAGCAGAGCGGCAGAGGGGTACAGATCGAGTCCATCGGCGGGACCGCGCTCGCGCTGGCGCATCGTGCCGGGTGGCCCGGTACGGTCGTCTACCGGTACGGAGCCCTGGAGTTCACCGGCCCCCATGTGCAGGCAGTCGGCCGGGCCGCCCTGGCGCTGACCGCCGCCGCCTTCTGCTGGCTGCTGCTGTGGCGGATGAAGGCCGCCCGCTGGACGGATGCGACACCGTTCGACTCGGCGCTCTGCGCCGTGCTGCTGTTCACCGTCACCAGCCGGGTCATCAGTCCGCAGTACCTGATCTGGCTGATCGGTCTGGCCGCGGTCTGTCTCACCTCGGCCCGCACCACCCAGCGCCCGGTGGCCGTGCTGCTGCTGCCCGCCGCGGCCGCCAGTTCCCTCGCCTACCCGGTGCTCTACACCGACGTCGCCGAGGGCAGCCCGCTCGGCTGCACCCTCATGGTGGTGCGGAACGGCCTTCTGCTGGCAGCGGCTCTGCTGTCCGCCCGGCGCCTGTGGGCGGCGACGGTCCCGGCCGGCGGTGCACGGTGGACGATGCGCCGCCGGCCGCCCGCCGCGCGCTGTCCTCAGTGA
- a CDS encoding TetR/AcrR family transcriptional regulator, whose protein sequence is MTDSSARTPRRAPAGAAVLREDVTEAIRSAVFEELAAVGFARMSIEGIARRAGVGKTAVYRRWKSKLHLVLDLVTAFAAQGLPAPATGSLYGDVRALLAVASHTLRHPVASQVIPDLLVEAARQPEIADAIKAALLDSQKGVAAAVIRDAVSRGELPEGTDPERALELIIGPLYWRLVVIRDGLPKGYLDGLAAAAVAGLKA, encoded by the coding sequence ATGACCGACAGCAGTGCCCGTACGCCCCGCCGAGCCCCGGCCGGAGCCGCTGTGCTCCGGGAGGATGTGACGGAGGCGATCCGTTCCGCCGTCTTCGAGGAGCTGGCCGCGGTGGGGTTCGCCCGGATGTCGATCGAGGGCATCGCGCGGCGCGCGGGCGTCGGCAAGACCGCGGTCTACCGCCGCTGGAAGTCCAAGCTGCATCTGGTGCTCGACCTGGTCACCGCATTCGCCGCGCAGGGCCTTCCGGCGCCTGCCACCGGTTCGCTGTACGGCGATGTACGCGCCCTGCTGGCCGTTGCCTCGCACACGCTGCGCCACCCGGTCGCCTCCCAGGTCATCCCCGACCTGCTCGTCGAGGCCGCACGCCAGCCCGAGATCGCTGATGCGATCAAGGCGGCGCTGCTCGACAGCCAGAAGGGGGTGGCCGCCGCGGTGATCCGTGACGCGGTCTCCCGCGGTGAACTGCCCGAGGGGACGGATCCCGAGCGGGCGCTCGAACTGATCATCGGTCCGCTGTACTGGCGGCTCGTGGTGATCAGGGACGGTCTGCCCAAGGGGTATCTGGACGGACTGGCCGCAGCGGCGGTGGCGGGGCTCAAGGCCTGA
- a CDS encoding ABC transporter permease, with amino-acid sequence MSPTTVPATPAQQAQAPKFPPQPETRNLGELAAAHGLTISGARPPLGAYVRQVWSRRHFITAFATARLTAQYSQAKLGQIWQIMTPLLNAAVYYFIFGVLLGTSHGVPDFIPFLVTGVFIWTFTSSSIQTGTRAISGSLGLVRALHFPRASLPIAYAVQQLQQLLFSMGALLVILVCFGEYPKPSWLLAVPALALQALFNTGLSMVMARLAAKTPDISQLMPFVLRTWMYVSGVMWSIKKVLAGDQLPHAVMLALQANPAAVYIDLMRFALVDSFTASQLPPHVWLLAIGWAVAAGLGGFIYFWQAEEQYGRG; translated from the coding sequence GTGAGCCCCACGACTGTTCCGGCCACGCCCGCCCAGCAGGCTCAGGCCCCGAAGTTCCCGCCGCAGCCGGAGACCCGGAATCTCGGCGAGCTGGCCGCCGCGCACGGCCTCACCATCAGCGGCGCCCGGCCACCGCTCGGCGCGTACGTCCGCCAGGTCTGGAGCCGCAGACACTTCATCACCGCCTTCGCGACCGCCCGGCTCACCGCGCAGTACAGCCAGGCGAAACTGGGCCAGATCTGGCAGATCATGACGCCGCTGCTGAACGCGGCGGTCTACTACTTCATCTTCGGAGTGCTGCTGGGCACCAGCCACGGCGTGCCCGACTTCATCCCCTTCCTGGTGACCGGCGTCTTCATCTGGACCTTCACCAGCAGCTCGATCCAGACGGGCACCCGGGCGATCAGCGGCAGCCTGGGTCTTGTGCGGGCGCTGCACTTCCCACGCGCCTCACTGCCCATCGCCTACGCGGTCCAGCAGCTTCAGCAGCTGCTCTTCTCCATGGGCGCGCTCCTGGTCATCCTGGTCTGCTTCGGCGAGTACCCCAAGCCGTCCTGGCTGCTCGCGGTCCCCGCGCTGGCCCTGCAGGCACTGTTCAACACCGGGCTCTCCATGGTCATGGCCAGGCTGGCCGCCAAGACCCCGGACATCTCCCAGCTGATGCCGTTCGTCCTGCGCACCTGGATGTACGTCTCCGGCGTGATGTGGAGCATCAAGAAGGTGCTCGCCGGCGACCAGCTCCCGCATGCCGTGATGCTGGCACTGCAGGCCAATCCGGCCGCCGTCTACATCGACCTCATGCGCTTCGCGCTCGTCGACAGCTTCACCGCCTCCCAGCTGCCCCCGCATGTCTGGCTCCTCGCGATCGGCTGGGCGGTGGCCGCGGGGCTGGGCGGCTTCATCTACTTCTGGCAGGCAGAGGAGCAGTACGGACGTGGCTGA
- a CDS encoding ABC transporter ATP-binding protein codes for MSETPGTAAGAPVPTVIVDDVHIVYKVHGTGGGKGTATAALNRIVSRKPRPGVREVHAVRGVSFVAHRGEAIGLIGSNGSGKSTLLKAIAGLLPPARGRVLTHGQPSLLGVNAALMSDLTGERNVILGGLAMGMTREEVRERYRGIVDFSGINEKGDFISLPMRTYSSGMSARLRFSIAAARSHDVLMIDEALSTGDAKFQNRSRERIAELREEAGTVFLVSHSNKSITDSCERALWLESGALRMDGPAEEVVAAYEEFNKKK; via the coding sequence GTGAGCGAGACTCCCGGGACCGCCGCCGGCGCACCGGTACCGACCGTGATCGTGGATGACGTCCACATCGTCTACAAGGTCCACGGCACCGGAGGGGGTAAGGGCACCGCGACGGCGGCCCTGAACCGGATCGTCAGCCGCAAGCCCCGGCCGGGCGTACGCGAGGTGCACGCGGTCCGGGGTGTCAGTTTCGTCGCGCACAGGGGCGAGGCGATCGGCCTGATCGGCTCCAACGGCTCCGGCAAGTCCACCCTGCTGAAAGCCATCGCGGGCCTGCTGCCTCCGGCGCGCGGCCGGGTCCTCACCCATGGCCAGCCCTCACTCCTCGGGGTGAACGCCGCGCTGATGAGCGATCTGACCGGCGAGCGCAACGTCATCCTCGGCGGTCTCGCCATGGGGATGACCCGCGAAGAGGTGCGTGAGCGTTACCGCGGCATCGTCGACTTCTCCGGCATCAACGAGAAGGGCGACTTCATCTCGCTGCCGATGCGCACCTACTCGTCCGGCATGAGCGCGCGGCTGCGCTTCTCGATCGCCGCGGCCAGGAGCCACGATGTGCTGATGATCGACGAGGCGCTGTCCACGGGCGACGCGAAGTTCCAGAACCGCAGCCGGGAGCGCATCGCCGAACTCCGCGAGGAGGCCGGCACCGTCTTCCTGGTCAGCCACAGCAACAAGTCGATCACCGACAGCTGCGAACGGGCCCTCTGGCTGGAGTCGGGGGCCCTGCGGATGGACGGTCCGGCGGAGGAGGTCGTCGCCGCCTACGAGGAGTTCAACAAGAAGAAATAG
- a CDS encoding NAD-glutamate dehydrogenase produces the protein MQTKLDEAKAELLARAALVAENSPAGGKFPRGATGGGSSDQDSVLAYLQRYYLHTAPEDVDDRDPVDVYGAALSHYRLAEKRPQGTANVRVHTPTVEENGWTCSHSVVEVVTDDMPFLVDSVTNELSRQGRGIHVVIHPQVLVRRDVTGELIQVLGKDEKITGVHDGLVESWIHVEIDRETDRGDLKQITEDLLRVLSDVRETVEDWDKMRDCALRIADELPSEPTAYDLRDQEIDEARELLRWLGADHFTFLGYREYALTEDDSLAAVPGTGLGILRSDPHHSVDDAHPVSPSFSRLPADARAKAREHKLLVLTKANSRSTVHRRSYLDYVGVKKFDAEGNVIGERRFLGLFSSAAYIESVRRVPVIRRKVAEVLEGAGFTPNSHDGRDLMQILETYPRDELFQTPVDQLRSIVTSVLYLQERRRLRLYLRQDEYGRYYSALIYLPRDRYTTGVRLRLIEILKEELGGTSVDFTAWNTESILSRLHFVVRVPAGTELAQLDDADADRIEGRLVEAARSWADGFGEALTAECGEERAAELLRRYGQSFPEGYKADHSPRAAVADLNHLEQLTHGEKDFALSLYEPVGAAPGERRFKIYRTGTQVSLSAVLPVLHQLGVEVTDERPYELRCSDRTYAWIYDFGLRMPQPAAGGNGNGDHLADDARDRFQKAFAASWTGEAENDGFNALVLGAGLTWRQAMVLRAYAKYLRQAGSTFSQDYMEDTLRNNVHTTRLLVSLFEARMAPERQRAGTELIDGLLEELDGALDQVASLDEDRILRSFLTVIKATLRTNFFQKATGGKRHAYVSMKFDPQVIPDLPAPRPAFEIWVYSPRVEGVHLRFGKVARGGLRWSDRREDFRTEILGLVKAQMVKNTVIVPVGAKGGFVAKQLPDPSADRDAWLAEGIAAYKIFISALLDITDNLVAGEVVPPSDVVRHDEDDTYLVVAADKGTATFSDIANEVAESYDFWLGDAFASGGSAGYDHKGMGITARGAWESVKRHFRELGHDSQSEDFTAVGVGDMSGDVFGNGMLLSEHIRLVAAFDHRHIFIDPNPVAATSYAERRRLYDLPRSSWGDYDKSLLSAGGGIHPRSAKSIPINAHIREALGIESAVAKMTPADLMKAILKAPVDLLWNGGIGTYVKSSAETHADVGDKANDAIRVDGVDVRAMVVGEGGNLGLTQLGRIEYARTGGRGEGGRCNTDAIDNSAGVDTSDHEVNIKILLNGLVAEGDLTVKQRNKILAGMTDEVGRLVLRNNYAQNTALANAVAQAPSLLHAHQRFMRRLSRDGHLDRAIEFLPTDRQIRELLNNGKGLSQPELAVLLAYTKITAAQELISTDLPDDPYLQNLAHCYFPEELRERYPETIAGHALRREIITTVLVNDTVNTGGSTFLHRLREETGASIEEIVRAQFSAREIFGLAEVWDAVEQLDNKVAADIQTRIRLHSRRLVERGTRWLLGNRPQPLQLGETVGFFAEGVARVWAELPNLLRGADLDWYQRIADELTEVGVPEELARRVAGFSSAFPTLDIVAIADRTGKDAMAVAEVYYDLGDRLTITKLMDRIIELPRADRWQSMARASIREDLYAAHAGLTQDVLSAGNGVSTPEERFTAWEEKNASILGRSRSTLEEIQSSDSFDLANLSVAMRTMRTLLRTHT, from the coding sequence ATGCAGACCAAGCTGGACGAAGCCAAGGCCGAACTGCTCGCACGCGCGGCCCTGGTAGCTGAGAACAGCCCGGCCGGAGGGAAATTTCCGCGCGGGGCAACGGGTGGCGGGAGTTCCGACCAGGACTCCGTCCTCGCGTATCTCCAGCGCTACTACCTGCACACCGCCCCGGAGGACGTGGACGACCGCGATCCGGTCGATGTCTACGGAGCGGCACTCTCGCACTACCGGCTGGCCGAGAAGCGGCCCCAGGGCACAGCGAACGTCAGGGTGCACACCCCGACCGTCGAGGAGAACGGCTGGACCTGCAGCCACTCGGTCGTCGAGGTCGTCACCGACGACATGCCGTTCCTCGTCGACTCGGTCACCAACGAACTGTCCCGTCAGGGCCGCGGTATCCATGTCGTGATCCACCCGCAGGTACTGGTGCGCCGTGACGTCACCGGCGAGCTCATCCAGGTCCTGGGCAAGGACGAGAAGATCACCGGTGTGCACGACGGGCTCGTCGAGTCGTGGATCCACGTGGAGATCGACCGTGAGACCGACCGCGGCGACCTGAAGCAGATCACCGAAGATCTGCTCCGAGTGCTCTCGGACGTCAGGGAGACCGTCGAGGACTGGGACAAGATGCGCGACTGCGCGCTGCGCATCGCCGACGAACTGCCATCGGAGCCGACCGCCTACGATCTGCGCGACCAGGAGATCGACGAGGCCAGGGAGCTGCTGCGCTGGCTCGGCGCCGACCACTTCACCTTCCTCGGGTACCGCGAATACGCGCTGACGGAAGACGACTCGCTCGCCGCCGTGCCGGGCACCGGTCTCGGCATCCTGCGCTCCGACCCCCATCACAGCGTGGACGACGCCCACCCGGTCTCGCCCTCCTTCAGCCGGCTGCCCGCCGACGCCCGTGCGAAGGCCCGGGAACACAAGCTGCTGGTGCTCACCAAGGCCAACAGCCGCTCGACGGTCCACCGCCGCAGCTACCTCGACTATGTCGGGGTGAAGAAGTTCGACGCCGAGGGCAACGTCATCGGCGAGCGCCGCTTCCTCGGGCTCTTCTCCTCGGCCGCGTACATCGAGTCCGTACGGCGGGTGCCCGTCATCCGCCGCAAGGTCGCCGAGGTTCTGGAGGGTGCGGGCTTCACCCCCAACAGCCACGACGGCCGCGACCTGATGCAGATCCTGGAGACGTACCCGCGCGACGAGCTGTTCCAGACGCCCGTCGACCAGCTGCGCTCCATCGTCACCAGCGTGCTGTACCTCCAGGAGCGGCGCCGGCTCCGGCTGTATCTGCGCCAGGACGAATACGGGCGCTACTACTCCGCGCTGATCTATCTGCCGCGTGACCGCTACACCACCGGTGTGCGGCTGCGCCTCATCGAGATCCTCAAGGAGGAGCTCGGCGGCACCAGCGTCGACTTCACCGCCTGGAACACCGAGTCGATTCTCTCCAGGCTGCACTTCGTGGTGCGGGTACCCGCGGGCACCGAGCTGGCTCAACTCGACGACGCCGACGCCGACCGTATCGAGGGCAGGCTCGTCGAAGCGGCCCGTTCCTGGGCCGACGGCTTCGGCGAGGCGCTGACCGCCGAGTGCGGCGAGGAGCGCGCGGCGGAACTGCTGCGCCGCTACGGGCAGTCCTTCCCTGAGGGATACAAGGCCGACCACTCGCCGCGGGCCGCGGTGGCCGACCTCAACCATCTGGAGCAGCTGACACACGGCGAGAAGGACTTCGCGCTCTCCCTCTACGAGCCGGTCGGAGCCGCCCCGGGCGAGCGCCGCTTCAAGATCTACCGGACGGGCACCCAGGTCTCGCTCTCCGCGGTGCTGCCGGTGCTCCACCAGTTGGGCGTCGAGGTCACCGACGAACGCCCCTACGAGCTGCGCTGCTCGGACCGGACCTACGCCTGGATCTACGACTTCGGGCTGCGGATGCCGCAGCCGGCGGCCGGCGGCAACGGGAACGGCGACCACCTCGCCGACGACGCCCGTGACCGCTTCCAGAAGGCGTTCGCCGCCTCGTGGACCGGGGAGGCGGAGAACGACGGGTTCAACGCCCTGGTGCTGGGCGCCGGGCTGACCTGGCGGCAGGCGATGGTGCTGCGGGCGTACGCGAAGTACCTGCGGCAGGCCGGGTCGACGTTCAGCCAGGACTACATGGAGGACACCCTCCGCAACAACGTCCACACCACCAGGCTGCTGGTCTCGCTCTTCGAGGCGCGGATGGCGCCGGAGCGCCAGCGGGCCGGCACCGAGCTGATCGACGGGCTGCTCGAGGAGCTCGACGGGGCCCTGGACCAGGTGGCGAGTCTGGACGAGGACCGCATCCTGCGGTCCTTCCTCACCGTCATCAAGGCGACGCTGCGGACCAACTTCTTCCAGAAGGCCACAGGCGGCAAGCGGCACGCCTACGTCTCGATGAAGTTCGACCCGCAGGTCATCCCGGATCTCCCGGCGCCCCGGCCCGCGTTCGAGATCTGGGTCTACTCGCCCCGCGTCGAGGGCGTGCACCTGCGCTTCGGGAAAGTCGCCCGCGGCGGTCTGCGCTGGTCCGACCGGCGTGAGGACTTCCGTACCGAGATCCTCGGCCTGGTCAAGGCCCAGATGGTCAAGAACACCGTCATCGTGCCGGTCGGCGCCAAGGGCGGGTTCGTCGCCAAGCAGCTGCCCGACCCGTCGGCGGACCGGGACGCCTGGCTCGCCGAGGGCATCGCGGCGTACAAGATCTTCATCTCCGCGCTGCTCGACATCACCGACAACCTGGTGGCCGGCGAGGTCGTACCGCCCTCCGACGTGGTGCGCCACGACGAGGACGACACCTACCTCGTCGTCGCCGCGGACAAGGGCACAGCGACGTTCTCGGACATCGCCAACGAGGTCGCCGAGTCGTACGACTTCTGGCTCGGCGACGCCTTCGCGTCGGGTGGTTCCGCGGGCTACGACCACAAGGGCATGGGCATCACCGCCCGCGGCGCCTGGGAGTCCGTGAAGCGGCACTTCAGGGAGCTGGGCCACGACAGCCAGTCGGAGGACTTCACCGCGGTCGGCGTCGGCGACATGTCGGGCGACGTCTTCGGCAACGGCATGCTGCTCTCCGAGCACATCCGTCTGGTCGCCGCCTTCGACCACCGGCACATCTTCATCGACCCGAACCCGGTCGCGGCCACCTCGTACGCGGAGCGCCGCCGGCTGTACGACCTGCCGCGGTCCTCATGGGGCGACTACGACAAGAGCCTGCTGTCGGCGGGCGGTGGCATCCATCCCCGCTCCGCCAAGTCGATCCCGATCAACGCGCACATCCGTGAAGCGCTCGGCATCGAGTCGGCCGTCGCCAAGATGACTCCGGCCGATCTGATGAAGGCCATCCTCAAGGCCCCGGTCGACCTGCTGTGGAACGGCGGCATCGGCACCTACGTGAAGTCCTCCGCCGAGACCCATGCCGATGTCGGCGACAAGGCCAACGACGCGATCCGGGTCGACGGGGTCGACGTGCGTGCCATGGTCGTCGGCGAGGGCGGCAACCTGGGCCTGACCCAGCTCGGCCGTATCGAGTACGCCAGGACCGGCGGCCGCGGTGAGGGCGGCAGGTGCAACACCGACGCCATCGACAACAGTGCGGGTGTGGACACCTCCGACCACGAGGTGAACATCAAGATCCTGCTCAACGGCCTGGTCGCCGAAGGGGATCTGACCGTCAAGCAGCGCAACAAGATCCTCGCCGGAATGACCGACGAGGTCGGCCGTCTGGTGCTGCGCAACAACTACGCGCAGAACACCGCGCTCGCCAACGCCGTGGCCCAGGCTCCGTCACTGCTCCACGCCCATCAGCGCTTCATGCGCAGGCTGAGCCGGGACGGACATCTGGACCGGGCGATCGAGTTCCTGCCGACCGACCGGCAGATCCGTGAACTCCTCAACAACGGGAAGGGGCTGAGCCAGCCCGAGCTGGCCGTGCTCCTCGCCTACACCAAGATCACGGCGGCCCAGGAGCTGATCTCCACCGACCTGCCGGACGACCCGTATCTGCAGAACCTGGCGCACTGCTACTTCCCGGAGGAGTTGCGCGAGCGCTACCCCGAGACGATCGCCGGACACGCGCTGCGCCGCGAGATCATCACCACGGTGCTGGTCAACGACACGGTGAACACCGGCGGTTCGACCTTCCTGCACCGCCTGCGGGAGGAGACCGGCGCGTCGATCGAGGAGATCGTACGGGCACAGTTCTCGGCCCGTGAGATCTTCGGGCTGGCCGAGGTCTGGGATGCCGTGGAGCAGCTCGACAACAAGGTCGCGGCCGATATCCAGACCCGCATCCGGCTGCACTCCCGCCGGCTGGTTGAGCGCGGTACCCGGTGGCTGCTCGGCAACCGCCCGCAGCCGCTCCAGCTCGGTGAGACCGTCGGTTTCTTCGCCGAGGGCGTGGCGCGGGTGTGGGCCGAGCTGCCCAATCTGCTCAGGGGCGCGGATCTGGACTGGTACCAGCGCATCGCCGACGAGCTGACCGAGGTGGGCGTGCCGGAGGAGCTGGCCCGTCGGGTGGCCGGGTTCTCCTCCGCCTTCCCCACCCTCGACATCGTGGCGATCGCGGACCGTACCGGCAAGGACGCGATGGCGGTGGCCGAGGTGTACTACGACCTCGGTGACCGGCTGACGATCACCAAGCTGATGGACCGGATCATCGAGCTGCCGCGGGCCGACCGCTGGCAGTCCATGGCCCGCGCCTCCATCCGCGAGGATCTGTACGCGGCGCACGCCGGTCTCACCCAGGACGTGCTGTCCGCGGGGAACGGGGTGTCGACCCCCGAGGAGCGCTTCACGGCATGGGAGGAGAAGAACGCGTCGATCCTCGGCCGTTCGCGCTCCACGCTGGAGGAGATCCAGTCGTCGGACTCCTTCGACCTGGCGAATCTCTCGGTCGCCATGCGGACGATGAGGACGCTGCTGCGTACGCACACCTGA